Proteins from one Malaya genurostris strain Urasoe2022 chromosome 2, Malgen_1.1, whole genome shotgun sequence genomic window:
- the LOC131427607 gene encoding mucin-2 isoform X1 has product MMLNLNNMKRPTAVLPLLLMLAFVADQLLLGTTGSPMQMQLAARPRYPRKDSYVAYNIHKSFKPRDVNSLDANQARKAMLDVQQTIAEVERLLALDPTLPRLTKGEIEELFENVTREELVRSLREGDQNRAQHMRALMLVLPYHTGNTNQDNLQAIYTLPPVTKVVEASPTHVYTDVLGITPVRQIATTTASTTTTTPRTTSVTQFPVFRHRSTTAASGRKPVSTTHVPITTIRFSTPKPTTFHPALPNKIREDPKPATTTVEPIKAAEINQILAAIGLGNGPPPTFKPLPVGITAPAEMGRTTTQQSINPSNSAESSEELKTLLRSFGLLHNDTDKVGITPVSPIEFHQIPEYESESQPSHLIHNEVPQVEELELETSSMAKPDIRPDDFVAFKPLPNDTPMLDEDLDQLLKSFGLLGNGERRKKSMKPETTAAPAVVVMTDVPMIDKDLVPQMASVLDTLGIHTMKKERTGRKYESKKNSNTIGMMKSNGMAVKTKKKADNEDYRKLEQLWETIRELEKLNINLTDASLDTLNLRNFNLSESLLAQGPNPLENLEQTRTNDIKKRQQPNQQRKPDEPVRISLDLGASNSTNITSRQVEIISTTTNSTTILDVASDADPPTSTTTTTESASSGSSSSSSSESAKLNTYEDSFGGYDVDPVAQQPLPQPSRNGFYFLADWNSFLEVGEDPNKVIINFRPRAGDPSRFLPVNVP; this is encoded by the exons ATGCTGAATTTGAACAACATGAAGCGCCCAACGGCGGTACTGCCGTTACTATTGATGCTTGCGTTCGTTGCGGATCAGCTACTACTTGGTACCACTGGAAGTCCAATGCAGATGCAGCTAGCCGCTCGACCGCGTTATCCTAGGAAGGATAGCTACGTGGCTTACAACATTCACAAGAGTTTCAAACCCCGGGACGTTAACTCACTGGACGCCAATCAAGCCCGGAAGGCAATGCTGGATGTTCAACAGACAATTGCCGAAGTTGAGCGTCTGCTTGCGTTGGATCCTACTCTACCTCGATTAACAAA GGGTGAAATTGAGGAACTGTTTGAGAATGTGACGAGAGAAGAGTTGGTGAGATCGCTTCGCGAAGGTGATCAAAATCGTGCCCAGCACATGCGAGCACTGATGCTGGTTTTACCGTACCATACCGGTAATACGAACCAGGACAATTTACAGGCTATCTATACACTGCCACCGGTCACAAAGGTAGTTGAAGCGAGCCCAACGCATGTCTACACAGATGTGCTGGGTATCACACCGGTTAGACAGATAGCAACAACTACGGCATCGACGACAACAACGACGCCGAGGACTACATCGGTGACTCAATTTCCGGTATTCCGACATCGAAGCACAACGGCAGCGAGTGGTAGGAAGCCCGTCTCGACCACTCATGTTCCGATAACGACGATTCGTTTCAGCACTCCAAAACCAACTACGTTTCATCCGGCATTACCAAATAAAATACGCGAAGATCCGAAGCCTGCCACCACGACTGTAGAACCGATCAAGGCGGCTGAAATCAATCAGATTCTCGCAGCGATTGGGCTTGGCAATGGGCCTCCTCCAACATTCAAACCACTTCCGGTAGGAATAACGGCCCCAGCTGAAATGGGACGAACGACAACTCAACAATCAATCAATCCCTCTAATAGTGCTGAATCTAGTGAGGAACTCAAAACGCTGCTCCGATCGTTTGGGTTGCTACATAATGACACAGACAAGGTTGGAATTACTCCAGTCTCACCGATAGAGTTCCACCAAATTCCCGAATATGAATCTGAATCCCAGCCGTCCCATTTGATTCACAACGAAGTACCACAGGTAGAAGAGTTAGAGCTAGAAACGTCGTCCATGGCAAAACCTGACATCAGACCGGATGATTTCGTGGCTTTCAAACCACTTCCCAACGATACCCCCATGTTGGACGAGGATCTTGATCAACTGTTGAAGTCGTTCGGATTGCTGGGTAATGGAGAACGTAGGAAGAAATCAATGAAACCGGAAACAACGGCGGCTCCGGCTGTGGTCGTTATGACCGACGTACCGATGATTGATAAAGATCTGGTACCGCAAATGGCGTCAGTCTTGGACACCCTGGGAATTCACACCATGAAGAAGGAACGAACGGGACGGAAGtatgaatcgaaaaaaaattccaatacAATTGGTATGATGAAGTCCAATGGGATGGCAGTTAAGACGAAGAAAAAGGCCGACAATGAAGACTATCGTAAATTAGAACAGCTGTGGGAAACGATTCGGGAACTGGAAAAACTGAACATCAATCTCACGGATGCTTCGCTGGATACCTTGAATCTTCGAAACTTCAACCTGAGTGAGTCCTTGTTGGCGCAAGGACCGAATCCATTGGAAAACTTGGAacaaactcgaacgaatgatatcaAAAAGCGACAGCAACCAAACCAGcaaagaaaaccggatgaaccTGTTCGGATCTCGTTGGATTTGGGCGCGAGCAACTCTACCAACATCACTTCCCGTCAAGTGGAAATCATTTCCACCACAACGAATAGCACCACCATTTTGGATGTGGCATCCGATGCAGATCCACCGACCTCCACGACGACTACAACGGAATCTGCAAGCagtggcagcagcagcagcagcagctcaGAATCGGCTAAATTAAATACGTATGAGGATTCCTTTGGTGGTTACGATGTGGATCCGGTGGCCCAGCAACCGTTACCGCAACCCAGCAGGAATGGGTTTTACTTTCTGGCGGATTGGAACTCTTTCCTGGAGGTGGGAGAAGATCCCAACAAAGTGATCATCAATTTTCGACCGCGGGCCGGAGATCCAAGCCGGTTCTTGCCGGTCAATGTGCCGTGA
- the LOC131427607 gene encoding mucin-2 isoform X2 encodes MLNLNNMKRPTAVLPLLLMLAFVADQLLLGTTGSPMQMQLAARPRYPRKDSYVAYNIHKSFKPRDVNSLDANQARKAMLDVQQTIAEVERLLALDPTLPRLTKGEIEELFENVTREELVRSLREGDQNRAQHMRALMLVLPYHTGNTNQDNLQAIYTLPPVTKVVEASPTHVYTDVLGITPVRQIATTTASTTTTTPRTTSVTQFPVFRHRSTTAASGRKPVSTTHVPITTIRFSTPKPTTFHPALPNKIREDPKPATTTVEPIKAAEINQILAAIGLGNGPPPTFKPLPVGITAPAEMGRTTTQQSINPSNSAESSEELKTLLRSFGLLHNDTDKVGITPVSPIEFHQIPEYESESQPSHLIHNEVPQVEELELETSSMAKPDIRPDDFVAFKPLPNDTPMLDEDLDQLLKSFGLLGNGERRKKSMKPETTAAPAVVVMTDVPMIDKDLVPQMASVLDTLGIHTMKKERTGRKYESKKNSNTIGMMKSNGMAVKTKKKADNEDYRKLEQLWETIRELEKLNINLTDASLDTLNLRNFNLSESLLAQGPNPLENLEQTRTNDIKKRQQPNQQRKPDEPVRISLDLGASNSTNITSRQVEIISTTTNSTTILDVASDADPPTSTTTTTESASSGSSSSSSSESAKLNTYEDSFGGYDVDPVAQQPLPQPSRNGFYFLADWNSFLEVGEDPNKVIINFRPRAGDPSRFLPVNVP; translated from the exons ATGCTGAATTTGAACAACATGAAGCGCCCAACGGCGGTACTGCCGTTACTATTGATGCTTGCGTTCGTTGCGGATCAGCTACTACTTGGTACCACTGGAAGTCCAATGCAGATGCAGCTAGCCGCTCGACCGCGTTATCCTAGGAAGGATAGCTACGTGGCTTACAACATTCACAAGAGTTTCAAACCCCGGGACGTTAACTCACTGGACGCCAATCAAGCCCGGAAGGCAATGCTGGATGTTCAACAGACAATTGCCGAAGTTGAGCGTCTGCTTGCGTTGGATCCTACTCTACCTCGATTAACAAA GGGTGAAATTGAGGAACTGTTTGAGAATGTGACGAGAGAAGAGTTGGTGAGATCGCTTCGCGAAGGTGATCAAAATCGTGCCCAGCACATGCGAGCACTGATGCTGGTTTTACCGTACCATACCGGTAATACGAACCAGGACAATTTACAGGCTATCTATACACTGCCACCGGTCACAAAGGTAGTTGAAGCGAGCCCAACGCATGTCTACACAGATGTGCTGGGTATCACACCGGTTAGACAGATAGCAACAACTACGGCATCGACGACAACAACGACGCCGAGGACTACATCGGTGACTCAATTTCCGGTATTCCGACATCGAAGCACAACGGCAGCGAGTGGTAGGAAGCCCGTCTCGACCACTCATGTTCCGATAACGACGATTCGTTTCAGCACTCCAAAACCAACTACGTTTCATCCGGCATTACCAAATAAAATACGCGAAGATCCGAAGCCTGCCACCACGACTGTAGAACCGATCAAGGCGGCTGAAATCAATCAGATTCTCGCAGCGATTGGGCTTGGCAATGGGCCTCCTCCAACATTCAAACCACTTCCGGTAGGAATAACGGCCCCAGCTGAAATGGGACGAACGACAACTCAACAATCAATCAATCCCTCTAATAGTGCTGAATCTAGTGAGGAACTCAAAACGCTGCTCCGATCGTTTGGGTTGCTACATAATGACACAGACAAGGTTGGAATTACTCCAGTCTCACCGATAGAGTTCCACCAAATTCCCGAATATGAATCTGAATCCCAGCCGTCCCATTTGATTCACAACGAAGTACCACAGGTAGAAGAGTTAGAGCTAGAAACGTCGTCCATGGCAAAACCTGACATCAGACCGGATGATTTCGTGGCTTTCAAACCACTTCCCAACGATACCCCCATGTTGGACGAGGATCTTGATCAACTGTTGAAGTCGTTCGGATTGCTGGGTAATGGAGAACGTAGGAAGAAATCAATGAAACCGGAAACAACGGCGGCTCCGGCTGTGGTCGTTATGACCGACGTACCGATGATTGATAAAGATCTGGTACCGCAAATGGCGTCAGTCTTGGACACCCTGGGAATTCACACCATGAAGAAGGAACGAACGGGACGGAAGtatgaatcgaaaaaaaattccaatacAATTGGTATGATGAAGTCCAATGGGATGGCAGTTAAGACGAAGAAAAAGGCCGACAATGAAGACTATCGTAAATTAGAACAGCTGTGGGAAACGATTCGGGAACTGGAAAAACTGAACATCAATCTCACGGATGCTTCGCTGGATACCTTGAATCTTCGAAACTTCAACCTGAGTGAGTCCTTGTTGGCGCAAGGACCGAATCCATTGGAAAACTTGGAacaaactcgaacgaatgatatcaAAAAGCGACAGCAACCAAACCAGcaaagaaaaccggatgaaccTGTTCGGATCTCGTTGGATTTGGGCGCGAGCAACTCTACCAACATCACTTCCCGTCAAGTGGAAATCATTTCCACCACAACGAATAGCACCACCATTTTGGATGTGGCATCCGATGCAGATCCACCGACCTCCACGACGACTACAACGGAATCTGCAAGCagtggcagcagcagcagcagcagctcaGAATCGGCTAAATTAAATACGTATGAGGATTCCTTTGGTGGTTACGATGTGGATCCGGTGGCCCAGCAACCGTTACCGCAACCCAGCAGGAATGGGTTTTACTTTCTGGCGGATTGGAACTCTTTCCTGGAGGTGGGAGAAGATCCCAACAAAGTGATCATCAATTTTCGACCGCGGGCCGGAGATCCAAGCCGGTTCTTGCCGGTCAATGTGCCGTGA